In Meleagris gallopavo isolate NT-WF06-2002-E0010 breed Aviagen turkey brand Nicholas breeding stock chromosome 6, Turkey_5.1, whole genome shotgun sequence, the genomic stretch GCCTCCTCATCAGGACATTTTGGTTGCTCACTATTTCCCTGTTGTTCCTCCTTGGAAGCGTTCTTtggctgctgatggaaggacACTGAATGACTcgtttgtttcctttcattcaCTTGCTGCATGACTCTCTGACTTTCCCATGATGAATAGGCATTATACACACATTCCCTTTCCATCTTGGTTGAGGCATTTTTTGCAATGTCATCTCCTCTCTTTGGAGGAGTGGCATGGCCCACAGAGGAGGTGCTTGGCTCAGTCTGTCCTGGCATTTTAGGTGTCTGCGCTCTACCAGGATAGGCTGGATATGATATTGAAGAGAATCTCTCTTCTTGTTGACACATCTCAGAATGCCTCTGAACTACCTCATGGGAGCAGCTTAttggagctgctgctttcccattCAACATTCCTTGCTTGGCTTCAAAACCAACCTCTCCATTTTCATTGGCTTTGAAGGTTTAGCTCTATCCAGTTCGAACTTGCCTTGTCCTACTTTGCTTGCCTTGTACCTTTCCTCTGCCAGCTGAAGAGGGGTTTTGATAGGATATTTAGGCTTTCTCTCAGAACCCTGAACTGTGATAGATTTGTCCATGGATGACCCCAcagtgcagtatttttcttgaCTCTCCCTGTGGTCTGACTGTTCACATACTTCTGTGCAACTTAACTTCAGCTCTGCAGGGGGAGGCTTTGTCTTGCTGATCTCTCTGAAGCCTGGAGGTTTTGGAGGCACGGGTGGAGGGATAGATCTGTTTGTGCTGTTATTTGTAGAAGCAGAATATGCCTCACGTAAGAGGTGCTCGGGTTTTGGTGGGGGGACAGGCTTTTTTCTCAGTGGGGCAGTAATTTCTGGTTTTGGAGGAATTTTGGGCTTTTCTGTAGAATTCTGGTCACTGGGTTTGCAGGAcagagaagggagggaaggaagaggggTCTGGAGTGGTGAAAAACATCCCGGGGCTTCATCTTTGCTGGTTAATAATGGAAGGGCACCTTCTCTTGTTGCTTTGGTTGAGGGTGGACAATGTTCTGCTTTCATCACAGCaactgggggaggaggaggaaagtcATTATCAGCTTGTGACCCTGAAGCCACTACAGCTGTCTGGTTATTATTGACTTGAgtctcacttttctttttacacaCAGAATAGGACTGCCCTGCATTTCTGTATATCATAGCAGCTTTAAAATCCCCTTTGGAGACATTAACGTTAGACTTTTCCAGCGACTGAAGTGTGGCTTTTAAATTACCACGGACAACGTCCTCCTTTTCTACCAGGCGCTGTTCTGTGGCGGCACTTTGCAGTGCTCTGATAGCTGTCTGTACATCCCCTCTGATAACAACATCTCTTTCTTCTTGCACTGATTGCTCTTTGTAATCAGACTCAATGAAAGGGTTTATATAGGTTTTCACAGGTGTGGCAGTATAAAGGCCATCCTTAATGCTAACATCTCTACTAGGCACAACTTGGTTTTCCTGGCTCAATAGTTGTCCTCCCTGTACTTCCTCTGAAGCACTGACCTTTTTATGTGATGCTATACTCTTCTGAGACACACTTGTGTGGGTCTGGGATGCCTCCTGGACTCTAGTGGTGGTGGTCCTGATGGCTGTGCTGGTGTTCTCCCGCATGGTAGATGCAGACTCTTGTTGATGTACGGTTGAATGAAGGGTCTTTGTCTCCTGCTTACCAGCTACCTGCTGTCTGCAGGCCGTGTGGACTTCCTCCCTGTTCCTTTGTAGCTTGCTCTGAACGTGGTGTTGAATGTTTCTCGCTTCTGCTGTTGCTAGCCTCAGGCTTTGCATTGCAGCCTGAAGATCATTCCcaagagccttctcttctgtctGCTTCTGGCTGGCTTGCTCAGTCACCAAACTCTGATGTTCTCCAACCACTTCACTCCTCTCAGCTGTCACTTTGGTCTGGGCTATGCCTTGCATCGTAGCTTTGTGTTCCTTCAGACGCGCAGAAGTGGactcttctttctctgtattCTTGCTGACATCTGCAACCCTTTGAATTGACTTTGTAGTTACTTTAAGGCCCCCTGACATGatctcttccttctccatccCTGTGGGCAGGTTCTGGGGCTTCCCAAGACATTGCACAGTGGTGCCTGTCACACCCACTGCACCCACAACTGCTCTCTCTAAAGCACCCTCCTTGCCCGTGCTTTCACATGCAAATACCTTTTTTGCTCCCTCCAGAGCCCCTGGCTTTGCCTCTGCCATTACTTTCTCTACTTGTTCGTTGTTTGCTAAGACATGTGTATTAGTCCCCTGCAAAACCCGCAGGGCACTTTCAGCTGTCCCTTGCTCTGCTTGGGCAGAGATGAGGGACTGTATCTCTGACTCCTGCTGAAGGTTCTTCAGATAGTCCAGATCTCCCTTCTCAATGCAGCTCGCAAAAAGCTGGACATTCCCCTTCTCATTGTCCTCACGCTTAACAGTTACTGTAGCCTTCTGCTCCTGAGAAGAAGCCATCAGGTTCCCTATCGTTGACTTCACATCCCCCTTGACAACTTTTTgctggacagaatggaacaGGAGGGAGTAGAGGGTCATCTTCACTGATTCTGACTTTGTCTCTTGTATGACCATCCCCTTTTTGATGGAAGCATCTTGACTAAGGAGGGCCTGGAGAGCCTTAGTTACATTTCCACTCAAGTCCTCTTTGCCTTTAATAGCTTCACTCTGGTCCAGAAGCTGCAATGAGCTTACTTTGATCTTGCCCTCTCTGTCCTCCTCTACCAGCACACTCTGTGATTCCACATTGGTtctgtgcaggagctgcagcatgATCCCTTGCAAATGGCCTCTTACAATCTCTTCTTTCAAGATTTCTGGAGCACCTGGGCTACTGAGCTGATACTTCACCATCTTCACGCTCTCCATATCATTGGCTTCAATGAGGATCCCATCGTGCTGAATAGCCTGGCAAGTACAAAGTGTCTCTAAAGTCTCCTTCATAgttctttctttcagttctgtttccCTGCTGCATTCAGAAGCACTGAATTTATCCAAAGGAGTGCTCTCAAAGAGCCATGTTGTGCTTTTCACATCTGCACGAGGGATTGGTTCCTGGGTCCCAGTACTGACTGTCACCTCTGGGTCCTTAAGAGTGTCCATGGGCTGGGTTTCAAACAACCAGGTGCAGCGTTTGACATCTCCTTTCTGGCTGTCCTCTCTCTGCACCGTACTGATAGATGAGCTTCTGTCTGCATCCCCATAAAGGGAGTCCACAGGCTGGTTTTCAAAAAGCCATGTAGATGTCCTCACATCACCCCGCTGAACATCACTGACACTGACCATCCTTACATACTTCTTCTGCCCCACTTGCTGGGACTCAAAAAGCTGCTTGTTGGTCTGAACATCTCCCTTCTGCACATCATCTACTGTTCTGGGCACAGAAATCTTTCCTCCAGGGAAAGAGTCAAGAGGCTCTGTTTCAAATCTCCACCGGGCAGCCTGGACATCACCTTTCTTGATGTCCTCTTGGGTAACAGCCCTAATCACAAAcacttcttcttcctttttgatCTGATCCAGGGGCTTAGTTTCAAACAACCACCGTGCACCTTTCACGTCACCTTTcatgatttcttctttctgcactgAAGTGACCTCATGATATCCTCCCTCTTTGTCCTGGATAGCATATAAGGGTTGGCTTTCAAAGAGCATTGTGCAGGACTTGACGTTTGCTTTGCTCATGGTATCTTTCTGGATCTTATGGAGCTCCGTCTCATCTACTTTGTCATGGATTTGGTCAAGGGAGTAGGTCTCAAATATGAACCTTTTGCCTCCCACATCTCCACCCTTGATATCCTTCTCTGGAGGGATTTCCTGGATGCCTTCAGAGCTGTCCTTCAGGGTGTCCATGGGGTAATTCTCAAAGAGCCAAGTGAATTTGTGCACTGATCCAGCTTCGATCGTCCCATCATCCTTGATGACCActggtggttttgttgttgtgtcTAAGGGCTTAGCCTCGAAGAATTCCTTCACTCTGGACACCTCTCCAGACTGTATCTCCACACGGCTAGAGTACCGCAGGGTTTTCTTTTGGTCAGCTTCACTGAAAACACTGCTGCCCAAAGGTTCAGTCTCAAATAGATGCCGGACAGTTTTGACATCAACTCCCTGTAATTCATCCTGACTGTATGCTTTACTGACTCTCAAATACTGCTCCTCTTGACCTTTCAGGGAGTCCAGGGGTTGAGTCTCAAACATCCACGTGTATGATTTCACGTCAGCTTGGGGCACACTGACATCCTCTTCTTGCTTCTTTTCAGCCTTCTCATACAGGGTGCTCATGGGCTGGGTCTCAAAAAGCCACCTACAGGTCTTCACATCCCCCCGCTGGGAGATTTCCCGCTTCACTGAGGGGTATTCCTCACCTTGCGTGGCTTGGTGATGAATGACATCAATAGGTTGAGTTTCAAAGAGCCACTTGGCTGTTCTGACATCACCAGCCACCACCTCCTGTTTTGTGATCCCCCGTATTATATCCACTTTCTTGGTGCTTTCATCAAACTGGTCCAGTGGCCTGGTTTCAAACATCCATTTGTACTTCTTGACGTCACCACTAATGACTTGCTCTCTGCTTACAGATGTGACTTCGTGAAAATTGCCAAAGCTATCCTTGATGGCATAGAGAGGTGTAGTTTCAAATAGGATTTGATTAGCTTTGACATTGCCAGGTGGaatcttctcctcttccttggTGACGGGCTCAGCATCAACCTCCTTGATGCTATCCAGGGGCAGAGTCTCAAATAGGGTCTTGAAAGATTTCACATCCCCTTTAACCACTtcttctgtgctggcagcagaaaCTTCTTCCTCGAATGCCTTGGAGATACTGCCAAGGGGACAGGTCTCAAAcacatgttttctttgtttcacatCTCCCTTCTCCTCTGCTGAAAGCTCTACTTTTTTCAAATGACCCACCTCAAAATTGTCTTTCAGGGTTTCCATCGGTTGAGTTTCAAATAGCCAGAGTGTAGATTTCACATCACCTCCAATGACTTGTTCTTTGGCTGCAACACTCTCTGAAGCTTCTCCTTTCAAAGAATCAAGGGCCTGGGTCTCAAAGAGTAATCGCTGTTTACTGACATCTGCCCCTGTGACAAAATCTGTTGAAGCTTTGAAATCCTGTTCTTCAACAGTAATCTCTCTGATGGCATCCAGAGGCTGAGTTTCAAATATCCACCTTGCTCCACTGACATCTGGCCTTCCTATTTCTTCCAATGAGATCCCACGGATTATTTGTACTTTAGAAGTGTCCTTGTTGATGGTATCCAGTGGCTGAGTCTCAAACAGCCAGCGAGCTGTTCTGACTGCATTGCTCTGAATTTCTTCTCGGCAAACAGACTTGATTTCATGGATGTTTCCAGTTTTGTCCCTAATTGCACAGAGGGGCTCTGTTTGGAAGAGCCTGATAGTCTTCTTGACGTCACCTTTTAGCTCCTGGATTTCTGACTTGAGCTGCAGGATGCTCTTCTCCTCCACGGAGCAGCAGCGTCCTATA encodes the following:
- the XIRP1 gene encoding LOW QUALITY PROTEIN: xin actin-binding repeat-containing protein 1 (The sequence of the model RefSeq protein was modified relative to this genomic sequence to represent the inferred CDS: inserted 1 base in 1 codon); this translates as MAEPQKSSKVAAKKMEDDLPPPPIPGSVQVIAPGSQDPNPLPVPPPKQAFSKFYQQRQVNELKRLYRHMHPELRKNLEEAVTEDLAEMLNTEDPNAQASVNLDKVLPGEVQSMRWIFENWALDSIGDHQATKKMMEDEIIPGGDVKSTSLRFENQSVNGDYLSTTAKLSETDLARGDVHTARWLFETQPLDSLNKLYSDETEVQEAVLKEPVQGGDVKGAKELFEAQSLDAIGRCCSVEEKSILQLKSEIQELKGDVKKTIRLFQTEPLCAIRDKTGNIHEIKSVCREEIQSNAVRTARWLFETQPLDTINKDTSKVQIIRGISLEEIGRPDVSGARWIFETQPLDAIREITVEEQDFKASTDFVTGADVSKQRLLFETQALDSLKGEASESVAAKEQVIGGDVKSTLWLFETQPMETLKDNFEVGHLKKVELSAEEKGDVKQRKHVFETCPLGSISKAFEEEVSAASTEEVVKGDVKSFKTLFETLPLDSIKEVDAEPVTKEEEKIPPGNVKANQILFETTPLYAIKDSFGNFHEVTSVSREQVISGDVKKYKWMFETRPLDQFDESTKKVDIIRGITKQEVVAGDVRTAKWLFETQPIDVIHHQATQGEEYPSVKREISQRGDVKTCRWLFETQPMSTLYEKAEKKQEEDVSVPQADVKSYTWMFETQPLDSLKGQEEQYLRVSKAYSQDELQGVDVKTVRHLFETEPLGSSVFSEADQKKTLRYSSRVEIQSGEVSRVKEFFEAKPLDTTTKPPVVIKDDGTIEAGSVHKFTWLFENYPMDTLKDSSEGIQEIPPEKDIKGGDVGGKRFIFETYSLDQIHDKVDETELHKIQKDTMSKANVKSCTMLFESQPLYAIQDKEGGYHEVTSVQKEEIMKGDVKGARWLFETKPLDQIKKEEEVFVIRAVTQEDIKKGDVQAARWRFETEPLDSFPGGKISVPRTVDDVQKGDVQTNKQLFESQQVGQKKYVRMVSVSDVQRGDVRTSTWLFENQPVDSLYGDADRSSSISTVQREDSQKGDVKRCTWLFETQPMDTLKDPEVTVSTGTQEPIPRADVKSTTWLFESTPLDKFSASECSRETELKERTMKETLETLCTCQAIQHDGILIEANDMESVKMVKYQLSSPGAPEILKEEIVRGHLQGIMLQLLHRTNVESQSVLVEEDREGKIKVSSLQLLDQSEAIKGKEDLSGNVTKALQALLSQDASIKKGMVIQETKSESVKMTLYSLLFHSVQQKVVKGDVKSTIGNLMASSQEQKATVTVKREDNEKGNVQLFASCIEKGDLDYLKNLQQESEIQSLISAQAEQGTAESALRVLQGTNTHVLANNEQVEKVMAEAKPGALEGAKKVFACESTGKEGALERAVVGAVGVTGTTVQCLGKPQNLPTGMEKEEIMSGGLKVTTKSIQRVADVSKNTEKEESTSARLKEHKATMQGIAQTKVTAERSEVVGEHQSLVTEQASQKQTEEKALGNDLQAAMQSLRLATAEARNIQHHVQSKLQRNREEVHTACRQQVAGKQETKTLHSTVHQQESASTMRENTSTAIRTTTTRVQEASQTHTSVSQKSIASHKKVSASEEVQGGQLLSQENQVVPSRDVSIKDGLYTATPVKTYINPFIESDYKEQSVQEERDVVIRGDVQTAIRALQSAATEQRLVEKEDVVRGNLKATLQSLEKSNVNVSKGDFKAAMIYRNAGQSYSVCKKKSETQVNNNQTAVVASGSQADNDFPPPPPVAVMKAEHCPPSTKATREGALPLLTSKDEAPGCFSPLQTPLPSLPSLSCKPSDQNSTEKPKIPPKPEITAPLRKKPVPPPKPEHLLREAYSASTNNSTNRSIPPPVPPKPPGFREISKTKPPPAELKLSCTEVCEQSDHRESQEKYCTVGSSMDKSITVQGSERKPKYPIKTPLQLAEERYKASKVGQGKFELDRAKPSKPXENGEVGFEAKQGMLNGKAAAPISCSHEVVQRHSEMCQQEERFSSISYPAYPGRAQTPKMPGQTEPSTSSVGHATPPKRGDDIAKNASTKMERECVYNAYSSWESQRVMQQVNERKQTSHSVSFHQQPKNASKEEQQGNSEQPKCPDEEAEASAQEKPAVIMREKSKKETEDERRKRLSVHKEEIMKGNVKEAMEIFENLRRQEELQEILTRVKEFEEETSKVDVKSLRSLFEKVPDWVVRQKALQAKQQDGAETQAKDDTDSVSSVEMVFEDLERASAEIIHLKEQTLARLLDIEEAIKKALYSVSSLKSESDIAGLSGLFKESLGSTQSSTSSSNIRKISIVSSKARQEETMVETGEAASAEGAKVAEKTEVTKSELEVPRQVHPRVSSPSSPSYITIESAARKPAESPRTAHSPRDIPSPDRPDTPGKKDAFAQESSNSINHPSAGSPGHDTSSLEKRPEPTQTNAGENSVKQHTPANTNSQVNEKERCPPDASKGSCQCGVKGGFPAYCSPSPQNPRRQKSILELKTGPDGSKLYGATRTVTEQYEEMDQFGNKIITSSTTVTKQSETQTSSTCGVASHPQYEVSASPVFPSYLKSPSENIHNGIFQETGVVFVTFGNSRLKK